From the bacterium genome, the window CCCGCGGCTCAAGGTGAAGATCGAAGGCAAGGTCCTGCCCTATCCGGTGCTGAACGAAGTCCTCTTCGCCAATCAAAGCTCGGCCGGGACCGCCCGCTACATGATCGTCGCCGGCAAGCGGCGCGAGGAGCAGAAAAGCTCGGGCGTCTGGATCGCCGCCCCCACCGGCTCGACCGCCGCCATCCGCTCGGCCGGCGGCCAGCCGATGCCTTTGGAGAAGGCGGCGCTGCAATACGCGGTCCGCGAGCTTTTCCCCGAGCCGGGCCGGACCTTCAAGATCCGCCAAGGCATCCTGCCCAAGGGCAAGAGCCTGCAGATCTACACCAAGATGCGCCAAGGCGCCCTCTTCATCGACGGCAACAAGATCTCGGTGCCGCTCAGCTTCGGCGACCGGGTCGAGGTCAGCGCCGACGGCAAGCCGCTGCGGGCGGTGCTGTAGGAGTCCCCCCTCCTTTGTAAGGAGGGGGTCAGGGGGAGGTAGAGCGCTGGCGTTCTGCAAAAGTTTTGCATAATGCCAGCGCTCTACCCCTCCCCGGCCCTCCCCTTACAAAGGGGAGGGAGTTGAGCATGGAGTTTGCGCTAAAAAACTCCATGACGAAGCTCCAAGGCAAGAAAGCTTTCCGCCCTCTCCGCCAAAAACTCCGCCAAAAACTCCGCCAATGGATGACCTCAGCCGAGCAAATTCTCTGGCGCCGGTTAAAGGCCAAACGTTTCTTCAATCTCAAATTCCGCCGCCAACATGGAATCGGGCCATATATCGTGGATTTTTACTGTGCGGAGAAGAATCTCGTCGTCGAGATCGACGGCGACGTTCATGCCAAGCCGGACAAGGTGAAAAACGATCAGGAACGAGAAGCTTATTTGCGAAAGCTAAATGTGAAAATTTGTCGCTATTGCAATTTCGACGTTCTGAAAAATTTGGAAGGGGTGTTGCTAGACCTGGCGATCCAAGCCGGGGCTCTACCTCCCCCTGCCTTACAAAGGAGGGGGTGACCGCCGGTGCTATTTGCCTAGGGCTAGCAATACTTCGGTCGCGATCTCCTCGATCGCCTTGGCCGTGACGTCGATGTTGGGGATGCCGCCGAGCTGGTCGAAGACCCGGCGGGCCCAGTCGAGCTCCTCGTTGATGCGGTCGAAGCTGGCGTATTCCTCGGAGAGCGGCCGCCCGAGCTTGATCAGGCGGCTCTCCCGGAGCTGGACCAATTTCTCGGCGTTGATCGTCAGCCCCACCATTTTGCTCTTGTCGACGTGCTCCAACTCCTCGGGAATCGGCACTTCCCGGACCAGCGGGATATTGGCCACCTTGTGGCCGCGGAAGGCGAGGTAAACGCTCAGCGGGGTCTTGGAGGTCCTGGAGATCCCGATCAGGACGATGTCGGCCTGACCGATGGTGTCGAGGCCCATGCCGTCATCGTGCTTGACGGTGAACTCGATCGCCTCCTGGCGGCGGAAATACTCGTTGGTGAGCTTGTATTTCAGGCCCGGCTCGTCGCTGGGATGGGAATGGAGATAAGTCGTGAAGACGTCCATCACCGGCCCCATGATGTCGACCGCGACCACCTGCTGCTTGGAGCACTCCTCCAGGAACTGCTCCCGCAGATGCAGGCCGACGAAGGTGAACAGGATGATCGCGTGCTTCTTCTTGGCCTCGCCGATCACCTGGACCATCTTGGGATGGTCGGTGACCTTGGCCTTGCGGACGATGTTGACGTTCTCGATCTTGAACTGGCGCAGAGCGGCGAAGGAGATGTTCATCGCCATTTCGCCGGTGGCGTCGGAGACCGCGAAGATGTGGTAAGTCGGTGCCGCTTGAGCCATTTGATTCTCACTTCTAGCCCTGGTTGCCGGTCGGCAATAGCCGAACCTTGTCCTGTTCCGGGTCGGTCGGCAGCGGGGTTTCGGGCCCGCCGGACTGACCGTGGAGCCGCTCCATCTTGTCGCCGAACTTGGCGAGCCGCACCTCGGCGTCCTCGTAGGCGCCGCGGGCATTGTTGAGATGAACCCCTACTTTCCGGAAACAGTCGGAGATCTTTTCCAAGTCGACGTCGAGCCGGGCCAAGCCGTTCAAGATGTCCTGGGCCGCCTTTTCGATGCTCAGACCCTTCAGCCCCAACACGATGGTGTGGAGGTAGACATAGAGCGTGTTCGGCGACACCGGGATCACCCGCCGGGCCATCGCGGCATTGGCCAGCAGATGGTCGCCTTCGGTCAGGTCGTCCTTGACGATG encodes:
- a CDS encoding endonuclease domain-containing protein; this encodes MEFALKNSMTKLQGKKAFRPLRQKLRQKLRQWMTSAEQILWRRLKAKRFFNLKFRRQHGIGPYIVDFYCAEKNLVVEIDGDVHAKPDKVKNDQEREAYLRKLNVKICRYCNFDVLKNLEGVLLDLAIQAGALPPPALQRRG
- a CDS encoding pyruvate, water dikinase regulatory protein; amino-acid sequence: MAQAAPTYHIFAVSDATGEMAMNISFAALRQFKIENVNIVRKAKVTDHPKMVQVIGEAKKKHAIILFTFVGLHLREQFLEECSKQQVVAVDIMGPVMDVFTTYLHSHPSDEPGLKYKLTNEYFRRQEAIEFTVKHDDGMGLDTIGQADIVLIGISRTSKTPLSVYLAFRGHKVANIPLVREVPIPEELEHVDKSKMVGLTINAEKLVQLRESRLIKLGRPLSEEYASFDRINEELDWARRVFDQLGGIPNIDVTAKAIEEIATEVLLALGK